The Blastococcus sp. HT6-4 genome window below encodes:
- the treZ gene encoding malto-oligosyltrehalose trehalohydrolase → MPAPVEFAVWAPLPGRVRVQVDGAVHEMRRDDGGWWRAEIEAGPDADYGFLLGDDDTPRPDPRSRRQPEGVHGLSRRFDPAAHEWGDDAWTGRPLAGGSVYEMHVGTFTPEGTLDAAIGRLGHLVRLGVDFVELLPVNAFDGTHNWGYDGVLWYAVQESYGGPEAYQRFVDACHQQGLGVIQDVVYNHLGPSGNYLPMFMPIFSEGGANTWGESVNLSGPDSDEVRRYIIDNALMWLRDMHVDGLRLDAVHALVDERATHVLEEMAQEVDRLSVAVRRPLTLIAESDLNDPRMVTPRIAGGLGLAAQWSDDFHHALHATLTGEGQGYYADFADAGPAGLAKTLTGAYFHDGAWSSFRRRHHGRPVDTAYLPGWKFLAYLQDHDQIGNRAVGDRISASLSPGLLAVGATVLLTSPFTPMLFMGEEWGASTPWQFFTSHTDPDIGRATAEGRKGEFAEHGWDADEVPDPQDPETFTRSKLDWSELAREPHDRLLAVHRTLLALRRAHPDLADPDLAAVEVDLDDAERWLVVHRGTLRVAVNLAGEPREIDLDRPVGEILFATAELPAVDGATVTLPPESATVLSTR, encoded by the coding sequence ATGCCCGCTCCCGTCGAGTTCGCCGTCTGGGCGCCCCTGCCCGGACGCGTCCGAGTGCAGGTCGACGGCGCCGTCCACGAGATGCGACGGGACGACGGCGGCTGGTGGCGCGCCGAGATCGAGGCGGGCCCGGACGCCGACTACGGCTTCCTGCTCGGCGACGACGACACACCCCGTCCCGACCCGCGCTCCCGCCGGCAGCCCGAGGGCGTGCACGGCCTCTCCCGCCGGTTCGACCCGGCGGCCCACGAGTGGGGCGACGACGCCTGGACCGGGCGCCCGCTGGCCGGCGGCTCCGTCTACGAGATGCACGTGGGCACCTTCACGCCCGAGGGCACCCTCGACGCGGCGATCGGCCGGCTGGGCCACCTCGTGCGCCTCGGCGTCGACTTCGTCGAACTGCTGCCGGTCAACGCCTTCGACGGAACCCACAACTGGGGCTACGACGGCGTGCTCTGGTACGCCGTGCAGGAGTCCTACGGCGGGCCGGAGGCCTACCAGCGCTTCGTCGACGCCTGCCACCAGCAGGGCCTGGGGGTGATCCAGGACGTCGTCTACAACCACCTCGGCCCGTCGGGCAACTACCTGCCGATGTTCATGCCGATCTTCAGCGAGGGCGGGGCGAACACCTGGGGCGAGTCGGTCAACCTCAGCGGACCGGATTCCGACGAGGTGCGCCGCTACATCATCGACAACGCGCTGATGTGGCTGCGCGACATGCACGTCGACGGCCTGCGGCTCGACGCCGTGCACGCGCTGGTCGACGAGCGGGCCACGCACGTGCTCGAGGAGATGGCCCAGGAGGTCGACCGGCTGTCGGTGGCCGTCCGGCGGCCGCTCACCCTCATCGCCGAGAGCGACCTGAACGACCCCCGGATGGTCACGCCGCGCATCGCCGGCGGCCTCGGGCTGGCCGCCCAGTGGAGCGACGACTTCCACCACGCCCTGCACGCGACGCTCACCGGCGAGGGGCAGGGCTACTACGCCGACTTCGCCGACGCCGGGCCGGCCGGGCTGGCCAAGACGCTCACCGGCGCCTACTTCCACGACGGCGCGTGGTCCAGCTTCCGCCGCCGGCACCACGGCCGGCCGGTCGACACCGCCTACCTGCCCGGCTGGAAGTTCCTGGCCTACCTGCAGGACCACGACCAGATCGGCAACCGCGCGGTCGGCGACCGCATCTCGGCGTCCCTCTCCCCCGGCCTCCTCGCGGTCGGCGCCACGGTCCTGCTGACCAGCCCGTTCACGCCCATGCTCTTCATGGGCGAGGAGTGGGGGGCGAGCACGCCCTGGCAGTTCTTCACCAGCCACACCGACCCAGACATCGGGCGGGCGACGGCCGAAGGGCGCAAGGGGGAGTTCGCCGAGCACGGCTGGGATGCCGACGAGGTGCCCGACCCGCAGGACCCGGAGACCTTCACCCGCTCGAAGCTGGACTGGTCCGAGCTCGCCCGGGAGCCGCACGACCGGTTGCTCGCCGTGCACCGGACGCTGCTGGCCCTCCGCCGGGCCCACCCCGACCTCGCGGACCCGGACCTGGCCGCCGTGGAGGTCGACCTGGACGACGCGGAGCGCTGGCTGGTCGTGCACCGCGGCACCCTGCGCGTGGCGGTGAACCTCGCCGGCGAGCCGCGGGAGATCGACCTGGACCGCCCCGTGGGCGAGATCCTCTTCGCGACGGCCGAACTGCCCGCCGTGGACGGCGCGACCGTGACCCTCCCGCCGGAGAGCGCGACCGTCCTCAGCACCCGCTGA
- a CDS encoding dihydrofolate reductase family protein, translating to MRRLLPGPGADDAPLDDDALVEAYRCPSGRWLRMDFIASLDGAITVGGVSEGLGSPGDRRVFRVLRALADVVLVGHGTASAEGYRPVLANSAVGRLRTRLGRPPTAPVAVVSRRASLDPASGLVTEAVSPTILVTCAAADPTRRAALADAGATVLVCGDDDVDLPAALGALAERGVEQVTCEGGPQLLRTALAAGVVDELDLSLSPALVGGETRLLDRALPGPARLTLRQVLEEDGMLFTRYDVGRPEPRP from the coding sequence GTGCGGCGACTGCTCCCCGGGCCCGGCGCCGACGACGCCCCGCTCGACGACGACGCCCTGGTCGAGGCCTACCGCTGCCCGTCCGGGCGCTGGCTGCGGATGGACTTCATCGCCTCGCTCGACGGCGCCATCACCGTCGGCGGGGTGAGCGAGGGGCTGGGCTCCCCCGGTGACCGCCGGGTCTTCCGGGTGCTGCGCGCGCTGGCCGACGTCGTCCTCGTCGGGCACGGCACCGCCTCGGCCGAGGGCTACCGGCCCGTGCTGGCGAACTCCGCCGTCGGGCGGCTGCGCACCCGGCTCGGCCGGCCGCCGACCGCACCGGTCGCGGTCGTCTCCCGCCGGGCGTCGCTGGACCCGGCGAGCGGACTGGTCACCGAAGCCGTCTCCCCCACGATCCTGGTCACCTGCGCGGCGGCCGACCCGACCCGCCGCGCGGCGCTGGCCGACGCCGGGGCGACCGTGCTGGTGTGCGGGGACGACGACGTCGACCTCCCGGCCGCGCTCGGCGCGCTCGCCGAGCGCGGGGTGGAGCAGGTGACGTGCGAGGGCGGCCCGCAACTGCTGCGCACCGCCCTGGCCGCCGGCGTCGTCGACGAGCTCGACCTGTCCCTCTCGCCGGCCCTGGTCGGCGGCGAGACCCGGCTGCTCGACCGGGCGCTCCCCGGCCCGGCGCGGCTGACGCTGCGCCAGGTGCTCGAGGAGGACGGCATGCTCTTCACCCGCTACGACGTCGGGCGCCCCGAGCCCCGGCCGTGA
- a CDS encoding ATP-dependent DNA ligase: MDLPVQPPVKPMLAKAVTTIPTGDEWFYEPKWDGFRCIVFRDGDEVELGSRNERPLTRYFPDVVAAVKEQLPERCVVDGEIIVPRGDRLHFESLLQRIHPAQSRVALLAEETPASFVAFDLLALGDESLLDQPFARRQERLRTVLAGATSPVHVTAISRDADTARRWFDTFEGAGLDGVVAKNGTLPYGPDQRLMAKIKHVRTADCVVAGFRWHKSGPIVGSLLLGLYDDAGELQHIGVAASFPMKRRAELVEELAPYRAEALDGHPWQDWANAETGSDGGHRMPGAVSRWNAKKDLSWVPLRPELVVEIKYDQLEGRRLRHTGHFLRWRPDRDPRSCTYDQLDVPVRYDLAEVLDG; this comes from the coding sequence ATGGACCTCCCCGTGCAGCCGCCGGTGAAGCCGATGCTGGCCAAGGCCGTGACCACGATCCCCACCGGTGACGAGTGGTTCTACGAGCCGAAGTGGGACGGGTTCCGCTGCATCGTCTTCCGGGACGGCGACGAGGTGGAGCTGGGCAGCCGCAACGAGCGGCCGCTCACCCGCTACTTCCCCGACGTGGTCGCCGCGGTGAAGGAACAGCTCCCGGAGCGGTGCGTGGTCGACGGCGAGATCATCGTGCCGCGCGGGGACCGGCTGCACTTCGAGTCGCTCCTGCAGCGCATCCACCCGGCACAGTCGCGGGTCGCGCTGCTGGCCGAGGAGACCCCGGCCTCGTTCGTCGCCTTCGATCTGCTGGCGCTCGGCGACGAGTCGCTGCTCGACCAGCCGTTCGCCCGGCGCCAGGAGCGGCTGCGCACCGTCCTCGCCGGGGCGACGTCACCGGTGCACGTCACCGCGATCAGCCGCGACGCGGACACCGCCCGGCGCTGGTTCGACACCTTCGAGGGCGCGGGCCTCGACGGCGTCGTCGCCAAGAACGGCACGCTGCCGTACGGGCCGGACCAGCGGCTGATGGCCAAGATCAAGCACGTGCGGACGGCGGACTGCGTCGTCGCCGGCTTCCGCTGGCACAAGAGCGGGCCGATCGTCGGCTCGCTGCTGCTCGGGCTGTACGACGACGCCGGCGAGCTCCAGCACATCGGCGTCGCCGCCTCCTTCCCGATGAAGCGCCGCGCCGAGCTGGTCGAGGAGCTGGCGCCGTACCGGGCCGAGGCGCTCGACGGCCATCCGTGGCAGGACTGGGCCAACGCCGAGACCGGCTCCGACGGCGGTCACCGCATGCCCGGGGCGGTCAGCAGGTGGAACGCGAAGAAGGACCTCTCGTGGGTGCCGCTGCGGCCCGAGCTGGTCGTCGAGATCAAGTACGACCAGCTCGAGGGGCGTCGACTTCGTCACACGGGGCACTTCCTGCGCTGGCGCCCCGACCGGGACCCCCGCAGCTGCACGTACGACCAGCTCGACGTGCCCGTTCGCTACGACCTGGCCGAGGTCCTCGACGGCTGA
- a CDS encoding alpha/beta hydrolase, whose amino-acid sequence MRLHRGLPAAASGLLLALPLALAGCTTSGDDAEAPAAASATPTEAEVAAVEWTDCDDQIQPLIAGQPGSERPLSFECGRTEVPISYDDPGGDTLPLFLVRASSGAQTDPIGSLVVNPGGPGGSGADAAIGLALTLPEDVLDRFAVVGFDPRGVGLSTPVECIPAELKDRAVAAEPRPTTDEQLDAVFAMADDVAEGCAEEYGDALGTFNTVDTARDMEQLRQALGEERLTFLGYSYGTTLGSTYAELFPDRVRAMVLDAAVDPDADAIADAEATAAGLEAGFDAFAANCTGLIAGCPLGDDPRRFVEELLAQADATPIPSSEPEESRQATPGIVLTAIQAGLYDTASWPQLAQGLAAARDGDARALFSLADQYTGRLEDGTYTNLFDANLAINCADTEQTVEESRVRQLAPEWGERFPLFGAGSAAGLYTCSVWEAERTPLPERDAEGSAPIVVVGNAGDPVTPLAGAVDLAEDLDSGVLLTWEGQGHTAYPKTECVTAAVNAYLIDLVAPVDGLTCPA is encoded by the coding sequence ATGCGTCTGCACCGTGGCCTCCCGGCCGCCGCGTCCGGCCTGCTCCTGGCCCTCCCCCTGGCACTGGCCGGGTGCACCACCTCCGGCGACGACGCCGAGGCCCCCGCGGCCGCCAGCGCGACACCGACCGAGGCCGAGGTCGCCGCCGTCGAGTGGACCGACTGCGACGACCAGATCCAGCCGCTGATCGCCGGCCAGCCCGGCAGCGAGCGCCCGCTGAGCTTCGAGTGCGGCCGCACCGAGGTGCCGATCAGCTACGACGATCCCGGGGGCGACACGCTCCCGCTGTTCCTGGTCCGCGCCTCGTCGGGCGCGCAGACCGACCCCATCGGGTCCCTGGTGGTCAACCCCGGCGGGCCGGGCGGTTCCGGGGCGGACGCCGCGATCGGGCTGGCGCTGACCCTGCCCGAGGACGTGCTCGACCGCTTCGCCGTCGTGGGCTTCGACCCCCGTGGCGTGGGGCTGTCCACCCCCGTGGAGTGCATCCCGGCCGAGCTCAAGGACCGGGCGGTCGCCGCCGAGCCGCGGCCGACCACCGACGAGCAGCTCGACGCCGTCTTCGCGATGGCCGACGACGTGGCCGAGGGCTGCGCCGAGGAGTACGGCGACGCACTGGGCACGTTCAACACCGTCGACACCGCGCGCGACATGGAGCAGCTGCGGCAGGCGCTGGGCGAGGAGCGGCTGACCTTCCTCGGCTACTCCTACGGCACCACGCTGGGCTCCACCTACGCCGAGCTCTTCCCCGACCGCGTGCGCGCCATGGTGCTCGATGCCGCCGTCGACCCCGACGCCGACGCGATCGCCGACGCCGAGGCGACCGCGGCCGGGCTCGAGGCCGGGTTCGACGCCTTCGCCGCGAACTGCACGGGCCTGATCGCCGGCTGCCCCCTCGGCGACGACCCCCGTCGCTTCGTCGAGGAGCTGCTCGCCCAGGCCGACGCCACCCCCATCCCGAGCAGCGAGCCCGAGGAGTCCCGCCAGGCGACGCCGGGGATCGTGCTCACCGCGATCCAGGCGGGGCTCTACGACACCGCGTCCTGGCCGCAGCTGGCCCAGGGCCTCGCGGCCGCCCGCGACGGCGACGCCCGGGCGCTGTTCTCGCTGGCCGACCAGTACACCGGCCGGCTCGAGGACGGCACCTACACCAACCTCTTCGACGCCAACCTCGCCATCAACTGCGCCGACACCGAGCAGACCGTGGAGGAGAGCCGGGTGCGCCAGCTCGCGCCCGAGTGGGGCGAGCGCTTCCCGCTGTTCGGCGCCGGGTCCGCCGCCGGGCTGTACACGTGCTCGGTGTGGGAGGCGGAGCGGACGCCGCTCCCCGAGCGCGATGCCGAGGGCAGCGCGCCGATCGTCGTCGTCGGCAACGCCGGTGACCCGGTGACCCCGCTGGCCGGCGCCGTCGACCTCGCCGAGGACCTCGACAGCGGCGTGCTGCTCACCTGGGAGGGCCAGGGGCACACGGCCTACCCGAAGACCGAGTGCGTCACCGCGGCGGTCAACGCCTACCTCATCGATCTGGTGGCGCCGGTGGACGGCCTCACCTGCCCTGCGTGA
- a CDS encoding DNA polymerase domain-containing protein: protein MATSKDAVVLDVAGHEVRVSNPEKPYFAGLGVRKIDVVEYFVAVGDGILFALKDRPTTLERWPGGYSPDAKMATRADTHGDAFYQKRVPKNAPPWVPTAHITFPSGRTADEIAPDSVAVVAWCANLGTLTFHPWPVDKTDVEAPNQIRIDLDPQPGTDFADAVWVAPHVRELLHEFGMEGWPKTSGGRGVHIYVPIQPRWTFTEVRHAVIALGRELERRLPDRVTMSWWKEERGEKIFIDYNQMARDRTIASAYSIRPKPHAPVSAPVDWEELPDVHPTDFDIRTMPERFAKVGDRHAGLADHAYGIEPLLELAERQAADDGLGDLPYPPDYPKMPGEPMRVQPSRAKRSTSENQ from the coding sequence ATGGCCACCAGCAAGGACGCCGTCGTCCTCGACGTCGCCGGGCACGAGGTGCGCGTCTCCAACCCGGAGAAGCCGTACTTCGCGGGCCTGGGCGTGCGGAAGATCGACGTCGTGGAGTACTTCGTCGCCGTCGGCGACGGGATCCTGTTCGCGCTGAAGGACCGGCCGACGACGCTGGAGCGCTGGCCGGGCGGCTACTCCCCCGACGCGAAGATGGCCACGCGGGCAGACACCCACGGCGACGCCTTCTACCAGAAGCGGGTGCCGAAGAACGCCCCGCCGTGGGTGCCGACCGCGCACATCACCTTCCCCAGTGGGCGGACGGCCGACGAGATCGCCCCCGACTCGGTGGCCGTGGTCGCCTGGTGCGCGAACCTCGGGACGCTGACCTTCCACCCGTGGCCGGTGGACAAGACCGACGTCGAGGCGCCGAACCAGATCCGCATCGACCTCGACCCGCAGCCGGGCACCGACTTCGCCGACGCGGTGTGGGTGGCCCCGCACGTGCGGGAGCTGCTGCACGAGTTCGGCATGGAGGGCTGGCCGAAGACCTCCGGCGGGCGCGGCGTGCACATCTACGTGCCCATCCAGCCGCGCTGGACCTTCACCGAGGTCCGGCATGCGGTGATCGCCCTCGGCCGCGAGCTGGAGCGGCGCCTGCCCGACCGCGTGACGATGTCGTGGTGGAAGGAGGAGCGCGGCGAGAAGATCTTCATCGACTACAACCAGATGGCCCGGGACCGCACCATCGCCTCGGCCTACTCCATCCGGCCCAAGCCGCACGCGCCGGTCTCCGCACCCGTCGACTGGGAGGAGCTGCCCGACGTGCATCCCACCGACTTCGACATCCGGACCATGCCCGAGCGCTTCGCGAAGGTGGGCGACCGGCACGCCGGCCTCGCCGACCACGCCTACGGCATCGAACCGCTGCTGGAGCTGGCCGAGCGGCAGGCCGCCGACGACGGTCTGGGTGACCTGCCCTATCCCCCCGACTACCCGAAGATGCCGGGCGAGCCGATGCGCGTGCAGCCCAGCCGCGCCAAGCGGTCTACCAGCGAAAACCAGTGA
- a CDS encoding ISL3 family transposase, with translation MPDATFACPDLTTFCRLDKLGLQALGQCLEPDRAVLACRVVEADQWCRRCGWEGTPRDSVTRRLAHEPLGWRPTTLLVTVRRYQCTGCGHVWRQDTSRAAEPRARLSRSALRWALEGLVVQHLTVARIAEALAVSWNTANTAVLAEGKRVLIGDPDRFHGVAVIGVDEHVWRHTRHGDKYVTVIIDLTPIRDKTGPSRLLDMVEGRSKQAFKTWLTQRPEAWRKGLEVVAMDGFTGFKTATTEELPDAVAVMDPFHVVRLAGDALDRCRRRVQQDLHGHRGRKDDPLYRARRTLHTGSDLLTDRQQQRLTALFGVEEHVQVEATWGIYQRMIGAYREPDRAKGRRLMTTLIESVSHGVPAALTELTTLGRTLKKRAEDVLAYFDRPGTSNGPTEAMNGRLEHLRGSALGFRNLTNYIARSLLETGGFRPQLHPGLC, from the coding sequence GTGCCTGACGCTACCTTTGCCTGCCCCGACCTGACCACGTTTTGCCGCCTCGACAAGCTGGGTCTGCAAGCCCTCGGGCAGTGCCTCGAGCCCGACCGCGCGGTCCTGGCCTGCCGCGTCGTGGAGGCCGACCAGTGGTGCAGGCGCTGCGGCTGGGAGGGCACCCCGCGTGACAGCGTGACCCGCCGCCTGGCCCACGAGCCGCTGGGCTGGCGGCCCACGACGCTGCTGGTCACGGTCCGCCGCTACCAGTGCACCGGCTGCGGCCACGTCTGGCGTCAAGACACCAGCCGCGCCGCAGAACCCCGGGCGCGGCTCTCCCGAAGCGCGCTGCGCTGGGCCCTGGAAGGGCTAGTGGTCCAGCACCTCACGGTGGCTCGGATCGCCGAAGCCCTCGCGGTGTCGTGGAACACCGCCAACACCGCCGTCCTCGCCGAGGGTAAGCGCGTCTTGATCGGCGACCCGGACCGCTTCCACGGCGTAGCGGTCATCGGGGTTGATGAGCATGTCTGGCGCCACACCCGCCACGGCGACAAGTACGTCACCGTCATCATCGACCTCACCCCGATCCGCGACAAGACCGGGCCCTCCCGCCTGCTGGACATGGTCGAAGGCCGCTCCAAGCAGGCCTTCAAGACCTGGCTTACCCAGCGGCCGGAGGCCTGGCGGAAGGGCCTGGAGGTGGTCGCGATGGACGGGTTCACCGGCTTCAAGACCGCCACCACCGAAGAGCTCCCCGACGCCGTCGCCGTCATGGATCCGTTCCACGTCGTCCGCCTCGCCGGCGACGCGTTGGACCGCTGCCGCCGCCGGGTCCAGCAGGATCTGCACGGCCACCGAGGCCGCAAGGACGACCCGCTCTACCGCGCCCGACGCACCCTGCACACGGGTTCTGACCTCCTCACCGACCGACAGCAGCAACGCCTCACCGCGCTGTTCGGCGTCGAGGAGCACGTCCAGGTCGAGGCGACCTGGGGCATCTACCAGCGCATGATCGGCGCCTACCGCGAACCCGACCGCGCGAAGGGCCGGCGGCTCATGACGACGCTGATCGAGTCCGTCAGCCACGGCGTCCCGGCCGCGCTCACCGAGCTGACGACCCTCGGGCGGACCCTGAAGAAGCGCGCCGAGGACGTCCTGGCCTACTTCGACCGCCCCGGCACGAGCAACGGCCCGACAGAAGCGATGAACGGACGCCTGGAGCATCTGCGCGGCTCGGCGCTCGGGTTCCGCAACCTCACCAACTACATCGCCAGGAGCCTGCTCGAGACCGGCGGCTTCAGACCGCAACTACACCCTGGATTGTGTTGA
- a CDS encoding MFS transporter, which produces MTLSPAARVGLAGAAVVGVAFGMARYAYGLTLPDIRQDLGLSELVLGLVASATFAGYLAGLLLTGPLATRRGSRAPTTVGGACGALGAVIVTVAQSPWLLAGGAVLAGSAGGWVWAPYSDIVTRTVAERQQPRALAIITTGTSGGLVALGALAGLAALGSWRLVWGGIALAAVAAAVVNLRLVPRTRPAPRPDGRRGTSSLVRALRVPAAYSVVYFAVIVIYFTYAADVLQRDDLPAAAVPALYAAIGLTGVVAVTTGAIAKRLGSIRVAALCLLTVAAALALLGLASDSLAATAASACIFGVGYMTGSAVLAVWTAELVPDRAGTAFTGCLVVGAVTSVAAPAVAGAVIPGLGLGTLLVLTAAVSLLSGVALMLHGSSGGGPSATPNREPQCPASTRPAHPPLR; this is translated from the coding sequence ATGACGTTGTCCCCGGCCGCCCGGGTCGGCCTGGCCGGAGCGGCGGTGGTCGGGGTCGCCTTCGGTATGGCCCGGTACGCCTACGGGCTGACACTGCCCGACATCCGACAGGACCTGGGACTCTCCGAGCTGGTGCTCGGTCTGGTCGCCAGCGCCACGTTCGCCGGCTACCTAGCGGGCCTGCTGCTTACGGGGCCGCTCGCCACTCGCCGCGGCTCGCGTGCCCCGACGACCGTGGGCGGAGCCTGCGGCGCTCTGGGGGCGGTGATCGTCACGGTCGCGCAGTCTCCCTGGTTGCTCGCCGGCGGTGCCGTCCTGGCCGGCAGTGCGGGCGGCTGGGTCTGGGCGCCCTACTCCGACATCGTGACGCGGACGGTAGCCGAGCGGCAGCAGCCGAGGGCGTTGGCGATCATCACGACCGGCACCAGCGGCGGACTGGTCGCTCTGGGTGCTCTGGCCGGCCTTGCCGCGCTGGGCTCATGGCGCCTGGTCTGGGGCGGCATCGCCCTCGCCGCCGTGGCTGCCGCCGTGGTGAACCTCCGGCTGGTGCCGAGAACCAGGCCAGCCCCACGCCCGGATGGGCGGCGCGGCACCTCCTCACTCGTGAGAGCGCTGCGGGTTCCGGCCGCCTACTCCGTCGTCTACTTCGCGGTCATAGTCATCTACTTCACCTACGCCGCGGACGTCCTCCAGCGGGATGACCTCCCGGCGGCAGCCGTCCCGGCCCTCTACGCGGCCATCGGCCTCACCGGCGTGGTTGCTGTAACGACCGGGGCCATCGCGAAGCGACTTGGCAGCATCAGGGTGGCGGCGCTATGCCTGTTGACGGTGGCTGCGGCGCTGGCACTACTGGGGCTGGCCAGCGACTCCCTGGCCGCGACGGCGGCCTCGGCATGCATCTTCGGCGTGGGGTATATGACCGGGTCGGCGGTGCTCGCGGTCTGGACCGCCGAGCTGGTGCCCGACCGCGCAGGCACGGCGTTCACCGGGTGTCTGGTCGTGGGAGCCGTCACCTCGGTCGCAGCGCCCGCCGTCGCCGGTGCGGTCATCCCTGGCCTGGGGCTAGGGACGCTGCTCGTCCTCACCGCCGCGGTGTCACTGCTCAGCGGGGTGGCACTGATGCTGCACGGGTCCTCGGGAGGGGGACCGTCAGCAACACCGAATCGTGAACCCCAGTGTCCCGCCAGTACTCGTCCCGCACACCCTCCATTGCGATGA
- a CDS encoding LLM class flavin-dependent oxidoreductase encodes MQRKRVLGLAEEAGLDHVAVGDHVSFHTGAGFDGLLGAAGILAASDRLSTNTGIYLLPLRHPVPVARQLADIAVLAPGRFVFGVGVGGEDRNEYALCGVDPSTRGRRMEEAIQIVRSLLAGGLVDFEGEHFRLQRAQITPTPVQPVPVVIGGRSDAAIARAGRVGDGWWGLWVSAERYRMSLDLMAESASNAGRGVPDLNALNIWCGVGDTRDQARGHVASAMQAFYGMPYERFEKWSPAGRSEEIATFLTPFVEYGCRLVNLIINGKSAEHEVEAAGEIRSLLLGSVS; translated from the coding sequence TTGCAGCGCAAGCGCGTGCTGGGGCTCGCCGAGGAGGCTGGTCTCGATCACGTCGCCGTTGGTGACCACGTCAGCTTCCACACCGGCGCAGGTTTCGATGGGCTTCTGGGAGCTGCTGGGATCCTCGCCGCCTCCGACAGGCTCTCCACCAACACTGGTATCTACCTGCTGCCGCTACGGCATCCGGTCCCGGTGGCGCGTCAGCTCGCCGACATCGCGGTGCTCGCACCGGGGCGGTTCGTGTTCGGCGTCGGGGTTGGTGGCGAGGACAGGAACGAGTACGCGCTCTGCGGGGTCGATCCGTCGACTCGGGGACGACGGATGGAGGAAGCCATCCAGATCGTTCGTTCCCTACTGGCAGGGGGGTTGGTGGATTTCGAGGGGGAGCACTTCAGGTTGCAGCGGGCTCAGATCACGCCGACCCCCGTGCAGCCCGTCCCTGTCGTCATCGGCGGCCGTTCCGATGCTGCAATCGCCCGCGCAGGGCGGGTGGGCGATGGCTGGTGGGGCCTCTGGGTCTCCGCCGAGCGGTACCGAATGTCCCTGGACCTCATGGCGGAGTCCGCGTCGAACGCCGGTCGCGGCGTTCCGGACCTCAACGCGCTGAACATCTGGTGCGGCGTTGGAGACACGCGGGACCAGGCGCGGGGCCACGTCGCCTCGGCGATGCAGGCCTTCTACGGGATGCCCTACGAGCGATTCGAAAAGTGGAGCCCGGCAGGACGATCGGAGGAGATCGCGACTTTCCTCACGCCGTTCGTCGAATACGGCTGCCGCCTGGTGAACCTCATCATCAACGGAAAAAGCGCCGAGCATGAGGTGGAAGCCGCAGGCGAGATACGGTCCCTTCTCCTGGGATCGGTGAGCTGA
- a CDS encoding WhiB family transcriptional regulator, whose product MQDDQEERTPWSVPLRRAWSGRSSPRCWPSPARCRESGAPDAWWPAGGGVPDPLAVRCCCCCCCCEGCPAKLECLDYALAANEDGGLWGGLTRAERAEVCRQRGLAPPSPPELPRHGENSTYAAGCDCGPCTQAHVRYVADWRTRRKYAETTRSA is encoded by the coding sequence TTGCAGGACGATCAGGAGGAGCGCACACCGTGGTCGGTACCCCTCAGGCGCGCATGGAGTGGCAGGAGCTCGCCGAGGTGCTGGCCGTCTCCCGCCCGGTGCCGCGAGAGCGGCGCTCCAGACGCCTGGTGGCCAGCCGGTGGCGGGGTGCCCGACCCGCTCGCCGTCCGCTGCTGCTGCTGCTGCTGCTGCTGCGAAGGCTGCCCCGCGAAGCTCGAGTGTCTCGACTACGCCCTCGCCGCGAACGAGGATGGTGGACTGTGGGGTGGGCTCACTCGAGCGGAGCGGGCCGAGGTGTGCCGGCAACGGGGGCTGGCGCCGCCCTCACCGCCGGAGCTGCCCCGGCACGGTGAGAACAGCACCTACGCGGCCGGCTGCGACTGTGGGCCGTGCACTCAGGCCCATGTGCGTTACGTCGCCGACTGGCGGACCCGGCGGAAGTACGCCGAGACCACCCGGTCAGCCTGA
- a CDS encoding ImmA/IrrE family metallo-endopeptidase, translating into MITWDPWAHRVEWYPDVRVIETVQLVDSRLTTAERRPTLAYELGVLELGPFDQDRGDGAAAGWASWLLIPFDDLLAAAQRSTGLHEAAATLRVDVPMLRARLRRLSEEERALLDLAR; encoded by the coding sequence ATGATCACCTGGGACCCCTGGGCGCACCGGGTCGAGTGGTATCCCGACGTGCGAGTGATCGAGACAGTGCAACTGGTCGACAGCCGGCTCACCACTGCAGAGCGCCGCCCGACGCTGGCCTACGAACTGGGGGTGCTCGAGCTCGGCCCCTTCGACCAGGACCGCGGGGACGGAGCCGCTGCGGGCTGGGCCTCGTGGCTCCTCATCCCGTTCGACGACCTGCTTGCGGCGGCCCAGCGCAGCACGGGTCTCCATGAGGCCGCCGCCACGCTGCGCGTTGACGTGCCGATGCTGCGCGCCCGGCTCCGCCGACTGTCGGAAGAGGAGCGGGCGCTGCTCGACCTCGCGCGCTGA